One Ignavibacterium sp. DNA segment encodes these proteins:
- a CDS encoding T9SS type A sorting domain-containing protein, translating into METKIRTRFAVHKSFNPHKLILYRFKILIILITTLLNYKTLAQTPQWEFMGLAGEEIYDIAVDDSGNVYVASWTGIFKSTDDGASWEFKNNGLQIGDVYKLFIDYAGNIYLCGSANFPGYGLYKSTDGGENWVGFADTLNGGPVNYFEDVTIIPNEPGGFIYVSNYYGVYRSTDDGQMWQSTSFTDPGARNIGINTNGYMFFGNNLASWFGIYRSTDLGLNWERHTFLGVSSMVYLRDGSVLTGCYDPGSGSFGIYKTTNNGSNWINTNTISGLDYPSDFVLDTNDDVYVFIGGLNYDGVYLSSNNGNSWANYGLSGYHPVTCLSIDSSGYLWAGAHQEGVYRTEGRTVPVELITFSASVNENDVILNWTTATEINNQGFEIERSEKLEVRNENTDEDWENIGFINGNGTTTEIRHYTFIDHDVNNGCYNYRLKQLDFDGSFEYSNIVEVKVRIPFEFFLSQNYPNPFNPSTIIKYSLKDDGKVSLKIFNSLGEEVRTLVNEIKPAGNYEVEFNASNLPSGVYIYSIQSGDFVSSKKMILLK; encoded by the coding sequence ATGGAAACTAAAATCAGAACAAGATTTGCTGTACACAAATCATTTAACCCCCATAAGTTAATTCTCTATAGATTTAAGATTCTCATTATACTGATAACCACATTATTAAATTATAAAACTCTCGCACAAACCCCGCAGTGGGAATTTATGGGTTTAGCAGGTGAAGAAATATATGATATTGCAGTAGATGACAGCGGGAATGTTTATGTAGCTTCCTGGACAGGTATTTTTAAATCAACTGATGACGGAGCTTCGTGGGAATTTAAAAATAATGGACTACAAATAGGAGATGTTTACAAGCTTTTTATCGATTATGCAGGAAATATATATTTATGCGGTTCTGCTAATTTTCCGGGTTATGGGTTGTATAAATCAACTGATGGAGGAGAAAATTGGGTAGGATTTGCAGACACATTAAATGGTGGGCCTGTAAATTATTTTGAAGATGTGACCATAATCCCAAATGAGCCGGGTGGTTTTATATATGTAAGTAATTATTACGGTGTTTACAGATCAACCGATGATGGTCAAATGTGGCAGAGTACAAGTTTTACTGACCCCGGAGCCAGAAATATAGGAATAAACACAAATGGCTATATGTTTTTTGGAAATAATTTAGCTTCGTGGTTCGGTATTTATCGTTCTACTGATTTAGGTTTGAACTGGGAAAGACATACATTTCTTGGAGTAAGTTCAATGGTTTATTTAAGAGATGGTTCTGTTCTAACCGGTTGTTATGATCCTGGATCAGGTTCATTTGGGATTTATAAAACTACAAATAATGGTTCAAATTGGATAAATACTAATACAATTTCTGGCCTAGATTATCCAAGTGATTTTGTCTTAGATACTAATGATGACGTTTATGTTTTCATAGGTGGTTTAAATTATGATGGGGTATATCTTTCTTCTAACAATGGTAATTCATGGGCCAATTATGGTCTATCGGGCTACCATCCCGTTACTTGCCTTTCAATTGACTCAAGCGGATATCTTTGGGCTGGTGCACATCAGGAAGGTGTATATAGAACCGAAGGAAGAACCGTACCAGTAGAACTAATTACTTTTTCCGCTTCGGTAAATGAAAATGACGTTATACTAAATTGGACAACAGCAACAGAAATTAATAACCAGGGTTTTGAGATTGAAAGAAGCGAGAAGCTAGAAGTAAGAAATGAGAATACAGATGAAGATTGGGAGAATATAGGTTTTATTAATGGCAATGGAACAACAACAGAAATAAGGCACTATACTTTTATTGACCACGATGTTAATAATGGTTGCTATAATTACCGACTTAAGCAGCTAGATTTTGATGGTTCATTCGAATATTCAAATATAGTAGAAGTTAAAGTTCGAATCCCTTTTGAGTTTTTCCTTTCTCAGAATTATCCCAACCCATTTAATCCAAGTACAATAATAAAATATTCATTAAAGGATGATGGAAAAGTATCTTTGAAAATATTTAATTCTCTTGGTGAAGAAGTAAGAACATTAGTAAATGAGATAAAACCAGCAGGAAATTATGAAGTTGAATTCAATGCAAGCAATCTTCCAAGTGGTGTTTATATATATAGTATACAAAGTGGTGATTTTGTTTCATCTAAGAAAATGATACTGTTAAAGTAA
- a CDS encoding T9SS type A sorting domain-containing protein, which yields MKTTLLKLVLLPPSKIQYFLECLPILTPGKDVTDYYLINTPLTPVNNKLNLTIHEPQTEHTWFDNVSLLETRANPDETIVVNDEGQVINYKGILPARIMLNGNIDVTENLLSMDSVVVKLYPGDEITITRNATEGDGDVVLGGEEPIIIKDRPSLLLNVLKESKISGENEKTVIEKVPITNFYFRPNRSIISKKLRNLPTGTIQITVNKEITLDYFVFVTDLRTARTRELPLVSAVHSVNGDIKSKLTDIDQNYSEMYPTERIDLSFSTTINSGNRAYILKTVGRYETDTTFLAKQNNLAKLNEQPIIPTENKLYDNYPNPFNPSTIIKYSLKDDGKVSLKIFNSLGEEVRTLVNEIKPAGNYEVEFNASNLPSGVYIYSIQSGDFVSSKKMILLK from the coding sequence ATGAAAACAACACTATTAAAGTTGGTATTGCTGCCACCGAGCAAGATCCAATACTTTTTAGAATGCTTGCCCATTCTGACCCCCGGCAAAGATGTAACTGATTATTATTTAATTAACACACCGTTAACACCTGTAAACAACAAATTAAACCTAACAATACACGAACCTCAAACAGAACACACCTGGTTCGATAATGTTAGTTTACTTGAAACCAGAGCTAACCCTGATGAAACCATAGTCGTGAATGATGAAGGACAGGTAATAAACTACAAAGGTATATTACCAGCAAGGATAATGTTAAATGGCAATATAGATGTAACAGAAAACTTGTTATCAATGGATTCAGTTGTAGTTAAACTTTATCCTGGTGATGAAATAACAATAACCAGAAATGCAACCGAAGGAGATGGTGATGTTGTGTTGGGCGGCGAGGAACCAATAATTATCAAAGATCGTCCATCCTTATTACTTAATGTTCTAAAAGAAAGTAAAATAAGCGGTGAAAATGAAAAAACAGTTATTGAAAAAGTACCAATTACAAACTTTTATTTTAGACCAAACAGAAGCATCATAAGCAAAAAGTTAAGAAATCTTCCTACAGGTACAATTCAAATTACAGTTAATAAAGAAATAACATTAGATTACTTTGTCTTTGTAACAGATTTAAGAACAGCAAGAACAAGAGAATTGCCATTAGTTTCTGCTGTTCACAGCGTAAATGGGGATATAAAATCAAAACTAACGGACATAGATCAAAACTATTCTGAGATGTACCCAACTGAAAGAATAGATTTAAGCTTTAGCACAACCATAAACAGCGGCAACAGAGCTTATATTCTAAAAACAGTCGGCAGGTATGAAACTGATACAACTTTCTTGGCAAAACAAAATAATCTTGCAAAACTTAATGAACAGCCAATTATACCAACAGAAAATAAATTATATGATAATTATCCAAATCCATTTAACCCAAGTACAATAATAAAATACTCATTAAAAGATGACGGAAAAGTATCTTTGAAAATATTTAATTCTCTTGGTGAAGAAGTAAGAACATTAGTAAATGAGATAAAACCAGCAGGAAATTATGAAGTTGAATTCAATGCAAGCAATCTTCCAAGTGGTGTTTATATATATAGTATACAAAGTGGTGATTTTGTTTCATCTAAGAAAATGATACTGTTAAAGTAA
- a CDS encoding PQQ-binding-like beta-propeller repeat protein, giving the protein MYSKLIFIYMLLWLLGCDNPIEPSYKKAVWIIPLEESAHSPMVMDDRYIYFNGSFTNFYKIEKASGNKSKVNVTPTNLFGSPSLFDSTIYNGTRGGALHSINPKTLSIIWTKYGFQWTVITAADEFALYVTEENRISALQKSDGSLIWSTEIIGKNSFNPEINSEKLYFVTGAMHRQDGYFYCLNKYTGEVIFRKIIPYYEDKSQFGGSVTGVGIWNNNVYVSSDNRYLYCFNKETGDSIWTYLMDAPSETPPRISEGIVYTGTLNRTCYAINATNGNFVWSYQTVGSISRIPPQFYGDMVVFISGAIIICDKKTGKLIHDISSRTGDKYDYSSVIWDGDGKMYLTAFENPGDNFAVIAYQF; this is encoded by the coding sequence ATGTATTCAAAATTAATTTTTATATATATGCTGTTATGGCTTTTAGGCTGTGATAATCCGATTGAACCTAGTTATAAAAAAGCCGTTTGGATTATTCCACTAGAAGAATCAGCACATTCTCCGATGGTTATGGATGATAGGTATATTTACTTTAATGGTTCTTTTACAAATTTCTATAAAATCGAAAAGGCTAGTGGTAACAAAAGTAAAGTTAATGTTACCCCAACAAACCTTTTCGGTTCGCCATCTCTTTTCGATAGCACTATTTATAATGGCACTCGAGGCGGAGCTCTTCATTCCATTAATCCAAAAACCTTATCAATAATTTGGACTAAATATGGGTTTCAGTGGACGGTAATAACTGCGGCAGATGAATTTGCTTTATATGTTACTGAAGAAAATAGAATTTCTGCATTACAGAAATCTGACGGTAGCTTAATATGGTCAACTGAAATAATTGGTAAGAATTCCTTCAATCCAGAAATTAACTCTGAGAAATTATATTTTGTTACTGGGGCGATGCATAGACAGGATGGTTACTTTTATTGTCTTAATAAATATACTGGTGAAGTGATATTCAGAAAAATCATCCCTTATTATGAAGATAAAAGTCAGTTTGGTGGTTCTGTAACTGGTGTCGGAATTTGGAATAATAACGTTTATGTAAGTTCGGACAATCGGTATTTATACTGTTTTAATAAAGAGACAGGTGATTCAATCTGGACTTATTTAATGGATGCGCCATCCGAAACACCGCCAAGGATTTCTGAAGGTATAGTTTATACAGGTACTTTAAATCGTACTTGTTATGCAATTAATGCTACAAATGGAAATTTTGTCTGGTCTTATCAAACTGTGGGATCAATTAGCAGAATACCGCCCCAGTTTTATGGAGATATGGTCGTATTTATTTCAGGCGCAATTATAATTTGTGATAAAAAAACCGGAAAACTAATACACGATATTTCAAGTCGAACAGGAGATAAATATGATTATTCATCTGTTATTTGGGATGGTGATGGCAAAATGTATTTAACGGCATTTGAAAATCCTGGTGATAACTTTGCAGTTATTGCTTATCAATTTTAG
- a CDS encoding IS3 family transposase has product MNRKWVEPDVRDNVVEFVNFIRLKTDIPLKGITPLLGISSSKYYSWIERKGVKNNHNGKTSKEHWCLDWEKKAIIVYAKVHPVEGYRRLTYKMIDDNVVAVSPATTYRILKAAGLLNRWNKVKRSSKGGGFDQPTAPHQHWHTDIKYVNYHGTFLFLISVIDGYSRYIVHHELRRSMQQFDVQLTLQRALEKYPGTKPRIISDNGPQFISKDFAEYLKLLGLQHIRTSVAYPQSNGKIERYHRTIHQDCLMKTSLINLDDARKQISSYIDYYNTKRLHSSLFYLTPEDFLIDRVEEKLKVRERKLKEAKLKRIEVRYAS; this is encoded by the coding sequence ATGAACAGAAAGTGGGTTGAACCTGACGTAAGAGATAATGTTGTGGAGTTTGTAAACTTCATAAGACTCAAGACTGATATTCCGCTTAAAGGCATCACTCCTCTTTTAGGCATTAGTTCCAGTAAATATTATTCCTGGATTGAGAGGAAAGGAGTAAAAAATAACCATAACGGAAAGACTTCCAAGGAACATTGGTGCCTGGACTGGGAGAAGAAAGCCATTATTGTCTATGCTAAAGTTCATCCCGTAGAAGGTTACAGACGCCTTACTTACAAGATGATTGATGATAATGTTGTTGCTGTTTCGCCTGCTACTACTTACAGAATACTTAAAGCTGCCGGCTTACTTAACAGGTGGAATAAAGTTAAAAGATCTTCTAAAGGAGGTGGCTTTGATCAGCCAACAGCTCCTCACCAGCACTGGCATACCGATATTAAGTATGTTAACTATCACGGAACTTTTCTGTTTCTTATTTCTGTTATTGATGGTTACTCACGATATATAGTTCATCACGAACTAAGACGAAGTATGCAACAGTTTGATGTTCAGTTAACCTTGCAGAGAGCTTTAGAGAAGTACCCCGGCACAAAGCCAAGAATCATTTCAGATAATGGTCCTCAGTTTATTTCCAAAGACTTTGCTGAATATCTGAAGCTTCTAGGACTTCAGCATATAAGAACCTCTGTTGCTTATCCTCAGAGTAATGGCAAGATCGAACGATACCATAGAACTATTCATCAGGACTGCTTAATGAAAACCTCTTTAATCAATCTTGATGATGCACGCAAACAGATTTCATCTTATATTGATTACTACAATACTAAAAGACTTCACAGTTCGTTGTTTTATTTAACACCTGAAGATTTTCTTATTGACAGAGTTGAAGAAAAGCTGAAAGTAAGAGAACGAAAACTTAAAGAAGCTAAACTGAAAAGAATTGAGGTTAGATATGCAAGCTAA
- a CDS encoding transposase, translated as MSETKRERKHYSPDQKVLILRELLENNLPISQLAEKYQVHPNDIYNWKKKLFEYAKDIFQSKSVNQKQTSLEQKKIEKLQSKLRDREEAIAFLLKENIEIKKSIDGEI; from the coding sequence ATGTCCGAAACAAAAAGAGAAAGAAAACATTACTCCCCGGATCAGAAAGTTCTTATCCTTAGAGAACTTCTTGAAAACAATCTTCCCATCAGCCAGCTTGCTGAAAAGTACCAGGTTCACCCTAACGACATCTATAACTGGAAGAAAAAACTCTTTGAATATGCTAAAGATATTTTTCAGAGTAAATCAGTTAATCAGAAACAAACCTCCCTGGAACAGAAAAAGATTGAAAAGCTTCAGTCTAAATTAAGAGATCGTGAGGAGGCGATAGCCTTTCTGCTTAAAGAAAACATCGAAATAAAAAAAAGTATAGATGGGGAGATATGA
- a CDS encoding DUF5916 domain-containing protein, with translation MNKLISLFILTFSTFLLASEGSKNENKSLTLIKIDKEINIDGVVDDVWNYADSTTSFFQLDPFFNQPTSVKTVAKVLTTDEAIYCLMICYDDKNNIQANAGLHDAYTGDIVSMMLDTFGDKQTAYKFAVNASGVKSDSRMLDDARNRDYSWDGIWDAASQIYDWGYVVEIRIPYKSIKYDKNLTEWGLDFDRWRSYNKEDIYWCEYEQSEGQRISKFGKLIFEDFKPTITGINLEIYPVGIAKTTYLGNNKYKFDPNAGLDVFYNPSERLTFLFTANPDFAQVEADPFSFNISRYESYFSERRPFFTEGNEVFNPSGKERSSGFYSPLELFYSRRIGKLLPGGKEVPLIFGTKAFGRYDDWEYGGFVALTGKENYIFNNQQLTEEQAYFGSARLKKKILENSSIGLLMVGKQTNDNTYGVIDIDGAFRGSDWQLAYQFARSFENSKGDYAASIGFRNMSKSWANLFRFRAIGNKFNISEVGFVPWRGTLNSVILTGPIWYLESGVIRNMFLYLGSSINYEHADLYTDYSGVIGFNMQFRDGWGYEINTDFGKSKDEGIFYNSYSLNFSSWFDVSQIWSGNLWGGYQKTFNFNRNYLAAYSWVGFSASWKALNILTVGTSYDMFIENNPDGNIEDITYNARPFFSLTPINNLNFRVYVDNVFVRSTNRMERIIGGFLFSWNFLPKSWIYLAINEFRDRSDEYDSNNNLLPSRMHTTDRAGVFKIKYLYYF, from the coding sequence ATGAATAAACTTATATCACTTTTCATTTTAACATTCTCAACTTTTCTTCTTGCAAGCGAAGGAAGCAAGAACGAAAATAAGTCATTAACTCTTATTAAAATTGACAAAGAAATAAATATAGATGGAGTAGTTGATGATGTTTGGAATTACGCTGATTCAACAACAAGCTTTTTTCAATTAGATCCTTTTTTTAATCAGCCAACATCTGTAAAAACAGTTGCAAAAGTTTTAACAACAGATGAAGCAATTTATTGTCTAATGATCTGTTATGATGATAAAAACAACATCCAGGCAAATGCAGGCTTACACGATGCATATACAGGAGATATTGTTTCAATGATGCTCGATACTTTTGGCGACAAGCAAACTGCTTACAAGTTTGCTGTCAATGCATCCGGTGTTAAGTCCGATTCCCGAATGCTTGATGATGCACGCAACCGTGATTACAGCTGGGATGGAATCTGGGATGCCGCTTCACAAATTTATGATTGGGGTTATGTGGTAGAAATTAGAATTCCTTATAAATCAATTAAGTATGATAAAAATCTTACTGAGTGGGGATTGGACTTTGACCGCTGGCGATCTTACAATAAAGAAGATATTTACTGGTGCGAGTATGAACAAAGCGAAGGACAAAGAATTTCTAAATTCGGTAAACTTATTTTTGAAGATTTTAAACCAACAATAACCGGAATCAATTTAGAGATTTATCCTGTTGGAATTGCAAAGACAACTTATCTCGGTAATAACAAATACAAATTTGACCCTAATGCAGGCTTAGATGTTTTTTACAATCCATCCGAACGACTTACATTTTTATTTACTGCTAACCCTGATTTTGCTCAGGTGGAAGCAGACCCTTTTTCGTTTAATATAAGTCGTTACGAGAGTTACTTTTCTGAAAGACGACCATTCTTTACAGAAGGCAACGAAGTTTTTAATCCATCAGGTAAAGAAAGAAGTTCAGGTTTTTATAGCCCGTTAGAGCTTTTCTATTCAAGAAGAATTGGTAAACTTCTACCGGGCGGAAAAGAAGTTCCATTGATCTTTGGCACTAAGGCTTTTGGCAGATATGATGATTGGGAGTATGGCGGATTTGTTGCACTAACCGGAAAAGAAAATTATATATTCAACAATCAGCAGTTAACGGAAGAACAAGCTTACTTTGGCTCAGCAAGACTTAAAAAGAAGATTTTAGAAAATTCATCAATTGGTTTGCTGATGGTTGGTAAACAAACAAATGATAATACATACGGTGTAATAGATATTGATGGTGCATTTCGCGGTTCTGATTGGCAGCTTGCTTATCAATTTGCAAGATCTTTTGAAAACAGCAAGGGTGATTATGCGGCTTCTATTGGTTTTAGAAATATGAGCAAAAGCTGGGCGAACTTATTCAGGTTTAGGGCAATAGGAAATAAATTTAATATAAGCGAGGTGGGATTTGTTCCATGGAGAGGAACTCTTAATTCTGTAATTCTAACCGGACCGATATGGTATCTTGAAAGTGGTGTAATAAGAAATATGTTTTTGTATCTAGGTTCTTCAATCAATTATGAACATGCTGATCTATATACTGATTATTCAGGAGTTATTGGTTTTAATATGCAGTTTCGGGATGGATGGGGTTATGAGATTAATACTGATTTTGGTAAGAGTAAAGACGAAGGAATTTTTTATAATTCTTATAGTTTAAATTTTAGTTCCTGGTTTGATGTCTCGCAAATCTGGAGTGGAAATCTTTGGGGAGGTTATCAAAAAACTTTTAACTTTAACAGAAATTATCTTGCAGCTTATTCCTGGGTTGGATTCTCGGCTAGCTGGAAAGCACTGAATATTTTAACTGTGGGAACCTCTTACGATATGTTTATTGAAAATAATCCCGACGGTAACATTGAAGATATTACATACAATGCACGTCCGTTTTTTTCATTAACACCGATTAACAATTTAAACTTCAGGGTTTATGTTGATAATGTTTTTGTCAGATCAACAAATAGAATGGAAAGAATTATCGGCGGATTTTTATTCAGCTGGAACTTTTTACCAAAGAGCTGGATTTATCTTGCAATAAACGAATTCCGCGATAGAAGCGATGAATACGATTCAAACAACAACTTGCTTCCAAGCAGAATGCACACAACGGACCGCGCAGGAGTGTTTAAGATTAAGTATTTGTATTACTTCTAA
- a CDS encoding GyrI-like domain-containing protein, with protein MNITLIIIVAILGIFAIVFVYYGGLIKVTCRIEKQGGEKLAYKQMTGDYAKSAKLMDEIYYSLLNNYAIDTCKGFGIYYDNPKVVEKSKLRSDIGCIVEDKDSSKLTQIAEELSTKTFPERSYIVAEFPSKGKLSILFGIMKVYPAIEKYVEYNGYKNEGSVMEIYDVPNRKIVYRKEIIE; from the coding sequence ATGAACATTACATTAATTATTATCGTAGCGATTTTAGGAATATTTGCGATTGTATTTGTTTACTATGGAGGATTGATTAAAGTAACTTGTCGGATTGAGAAACAAGGAGGAGAAAAACTGGCATATAAACAAATGACAGGTGATTATGCAAAAAGTGCAAAGCTAATGGATGAAATTTATTATTCATTACTTAACAACTATGCTATTGATACCTGCAAAGGGTTTGGAATTTACTATGATAACCCGAAAGTAGTGGAAAAAAGTAAATTGCGTTCAGATATTGGTTGTATTGTCGAAGATAAGGACAGTTCTAAATTAACTCAGATTGCTGAAGAGTTAAGTACAAAAACATTTCCAGAAAGGTCATATATAGTTGCCGAATTCCCAAGTAAAGGAAAATTATCCATTTTGTTTGGCATAATGAAAGTATATCCTGCAATTGAAAAATATGTGGAATATAATGGTTATAAAAATGAAGGTTCTGTGATGGAAATATACGATGTTCCAAACAGGAAAATAGTTTATAGAAAAGAAATTATAGAGTAA
- a CDS encoding radical SAM protein: MDTVVSENNITEIICTSALNKLKRKIPYGWDLNIYRGCSHNCKYCYAINSHDFLKEQGFSKVFAKLNIAELLDKELSNPKWNREIINIGGVTDSYQKAEEKMKIMPQVLKVLIKHKTPAIISTKSDLILRDFDLIAELSKLTYVNIASTITTMNEDDRKKIEPYGSPSIERFKMLKEFRKTNVSVGLHTMPIIPYITDSYSNIESLCSEARASNVHYMLPGTLYLRGATRKVFFEFIKDQYSDKYENMKILYKTGGAEKSYKEKLYNEIVNPLREKYGISNSYIKPLKEKIHKD, translated from the coding sequence ATGGATACAGTTGTTTCTGAAAATAACATAACAGAAATAATCTGCACAAGTGCACTGAATAAATTAAAGAGAAAAATTCCTTACGGCTGGGATTTGAATATATACAGGGGGTGCAGTCATAATTGCAAATATTGTTATGCGATTAATTCTCACGACTTTTTAAAAGAACAAGGCTTTTCAAAAGTTTTTGCAAAATTAAATATTGCCGAACTTCTTGATAAAGAATTAAGTAATCCAAAATGGAATAGAGAAATAATAAATATTGGCGGTGTGACTGATAGTTACCAAAAAGCTGAGGAGAAAATGAAAATTATGCCTCAGGTTTTGAAGGTTTTAATTAAACATAAGACACCAGCTATAATTTCAACCAAATCAGATTTAATTCTTCGAGACTTTGATTTAATTGCTGAATTGTCAAAACTTACCTATGTAAATATTGCATCAACAATAACGACAATGAACGAAGATGACCGTAAAAAGATTGAACCTTATGGCAGCCCAAGTATAGAGAGATTTAAGATGCTGAAAGAGTTTAGAAAAACTAATGTCTCTGTTGGATTACATACAATGCCAATAATTCCTTACATAACAGATAGCTATTCAAACATTGAAAGTTTATGTTCAGAAGCAAGGGCTTCTAACGTTCATTATATGCTGCCTGGAACTTTGTATTTACGAGGAGCAACGAGAAAGGTATTCTTTGAATTTATTAAAGACCAATATTCAGATAAATACGAGAATATGAAAATTCTATATAAAACAGGAGGAGCAGAAAAATCATACAAAGAAAAATTGTATAATGAGATAGTTAATCCATTACGTGAGAAATACGGAATTTCAAATAGTTATATTAAACCATTGAAAGAAAAAATACATAAAGATTGA
- a CDS encoding right-handed parallel beta-helix repeat-containing protein, whose protein sequence is MQKLFLLFILISSQMFAQYITPNTSVNWGLDDLVANSGGVVTGSFPIYTISAKVTIAENDRVFINPGTTVLFSGSTSGFDINGKFWAVGTAADSIIFSSLTQDSTGGAYNGFNFLNPSVDSACAISYARIEYASYGFRCSGASPTLSNSYLWKCRRSIYLQSGSNPIISHNRIERTFEYGIYVTTGSSPLIEWNELINNNSQNASPKNQITVGTQNNNSPTIRHNIIRGGMFNRTGGISISTLISGSSSSSEIAFNEIYNNSFGITMTGNNPITCYVHDNIIYNNNINPDVMAAGSGINTFGTAVVAPIISRNRIYGNWWGVTIQVGISGQPAAKPNLGNIENPDTTDDGLNIIYGNVQGSNVYDLYNNTPDPIYAQNNDWGVYDSASIEDHIFHFADDTTLGLVKFMPFSNSIPVELTSFTAQIVNEYVRLDWITATELNNSGFQVERREAKNERSGDWNNIGFVNGNGTITESQAYSFVDKNLETGEYQYRLKQIDFAGTYKYSDIIEVNFVLPLGFSVDQNYPNPFNPSTKISYQLPVNGNVTLKVYDILGNEVAKPIDEFKPAGRYEFNFDASGLSSGVYFYKITSGKFVETRKMLLMK, encoded by the coding sequence GTGCAAAAATTATTTTTACTTTTTATTTTAATTTCTTCACAAATGTTTGCGCAATATATAACCCCAAATACCAGTGTTAATTGGGGGCTTGATGATCTTGTTGCAAATTCTGGCGGAGTTGTAACCGGTTCATTTCCTATTTACACAATTAGCGCTAAAGTAACTATTGCGGAAAATGACAGAGTTTTTATAAACCCTGGTACAACTGTTCTCTTTTCTGGTTCTACATCCGGTTTTGATATAAACGGAAAATTTTGGGCGGTTGGTACCGCGGCTGATTCAATTATATTTTCATCATTAACTCAAGATTCAACCGGCGGCGCATACAATGGTTTTAATTTTCTGAATCCTTCAGTGGATTCTGCATGTGCAATTAGTTATGCAAGGATTGAGTATGCTTCTTATGGTTTTAGATGTTCAGGTGCAAGTCCAACATTATCAAATTCGTATTTATGGAAATGCAGAAGAAGTATTTATCTCCAATCCGGTTCTAATCCAATAATTTCTCATAACAGAATAGAAAGAACTTTTGAGTATGGAATTTATGTAACCACCGGAAGCTCTCCGTTAATTGAATGGAATGAACTTATTAATAATAACTCTCAGAATGCCAGCCCCAAAAATCAGATTACTGTTGGAACTCAAAACAATAATTCACCAACTATCAGACACAATATTATCCGCGGTGGTATGTTTAACAGAACAGGCGGAATCAGCATATCAACTTTGATTAGCGGTTCTTCCTCGTCATCTGAAATTGCATTTAATGAAATTTATAATAACAGCTTCGGCATAACAATGACCGGCAACAATCCAATTACCTGTTATGTTCATGATAATATTATATATAATAACAATATAAATCCTGATGTTATGGCTGCCGGCAGCGGAATAAATACCTTCGGTACTGCTGTGGTTGCACCAATAATTTCCAGAAATCGAATTTATGGTAACTGGTGGGGAGTTACTATTCAGGTTGGAATAAGCGGACAGCCCGCTGCTAAACCTAATCTTGGTAATATTGAAAACCCGGATACAACTGATGATGGATTAAATATTATTTATGGCAATGTTCAAGGCTCTAACGTTTATGATTTATATAACAATACACCTGATCCGATTTATGCACAAAACAATGATTGGGGTGTTTATGATTCAGCATCAATTGAAGATCATATTTTCCATTTCGCAGATGATACAACGCTTGGCCTGGTAAAATTTATGCCGTTCTCAAATTCTATTCCTGTTGAGTTAACATCGTTTACTGCGCAGATTGTAAATGAGTATGTAAGACTTGATTGGATTACAGCAACTGAACTTAATAATTCTGGATTTCAGGTTGAAAGAAGAGAAGCGAAAAACGAGAGAAGTGGTGATTGGAATAATATTGGTTTTGTAAATGGTAACGGTACAATAACAGAATCACAAGCATATTCTTTTGTTGATAAGAATTTAGAAACGGGAGAATATCAATACAGGTTAAAGCAAATTGATTTTGCCGGCACTTACAAGTATTCAGATATTATAGAAGTTAATTTTGTTTTACCTCTTGGGTTTTCTGTGGATCAGAATTATCCAAACCCTTTTAATCCAAGTACTAAAATCAGCTATCAATTACCTGTAAACGGTAATGTAACATTAAAAGTATATGATATACTTGGGAATGAAGTTGCAAAGCCTATAGATGAATTTAAACCAGCCGGAAGATATGAATTTAATTTTGATGCTTCAGGTTTATCAAGCGGTGTTTATTTTTATAAAATAACCTCAGGTAAATTTGTTGAAACCCGCAAAATGCTGCTGATGAAATAA